The nucleotide sequence AAGTAAGGATTTCTATGATATCCCCAGTTTTCAGCTCGTAATCAAGAGTCACCATCTTGCCATTGACTTTGGCACCGATCGTCTTATTGCCGATTTCAGAGTGGATACGATAGGCGAAATCGATTGGTACAGAGCCTGAAGGCAATTCAATTACATCGCCTTTTGGTGTGAAAATAAATACCATATCCGAGAACAGGTCAATTTTTAGAGATTCCATGAATTCCTCTGCGTTCGCTGTATCATTCTGGAATTCAAGGATTTCACGGAACCATGATAGCTTCGTTTCTAAATTGGAACCGTCAGTTGGTTTTCCTTCTTTATATGCCCAGTGGGCTGCAACCCCGAATTCAGCGATTCTGTGCATTTCATCTGTCCTGATCTGGACTTCCAGCGGATCGCCTTTAGGGCCGATTACTGTAGTGTGCAATGATTGGTACATATTCGGCTTTGGCATTGCGATATAGTCTTTGAATCTGCCAGGCATCGGTTTCCAGCAAGTATGGATGATACCAAGGATTGCATAGCAGTCCTTGATGCTGTTGACGACAATCCGGACAGCAAGCAAGTCATAGATTTCATTGAACTGCTTGTTTTGCAGCACCATTTTACGATAGATGCTGTAAATATGCTTTGGCCTTCCTGAAATTTCAGCCTTGATTGAAACTTCATTCAGCCTTTCCTTCACTTCATCAATAACATCATCAAGATACTGCTCGCGTTCTGCTCTTTTCTTTTTCATCAGGTTGACGATACGGTAATATTGCTGTGGATTCAGATAGCGTAAAGCCGTATCTTCTAGTTCCCATTTAATTTTTGAAATACCGAGCCTGTGAGCTAGTGGTGCGAAGATTTCCAGCGTTTCATTTGATATCCTGCGCTGTTTTTCACTTGGCAAATGCTTTAAAGTCCTCATGTTATGCAGGCGGTCAGCAAGTTTGATCAAGATCACACGAATATCCTGAGCCATCGCAACAAACATCTTCCGATGGTTTTCCGCCTGTTGCTCTTCATGTGACTTGTACTTGATTTTACCAAGCTTTGTTACTCCGTCAACAAGCATTGCCACTTCGTCCGTGAAGGCCTCTCTAATATCATCAAGACTCACATCCGTATCTTCGACGACATCATGAAGAAAACCAGCTGCAACCGTCGCCGGGTCCATCTCCAGGTCAGCCAGGATTCCTGCTACTTGGATTGGATGGATGATGTACGGTTCTCCTGATTTCCTGAATTGATCATGATGAGCCTGTCTGGCGAACTCATATGCCTTCCTTACCAATTCAACATGTTCATCATTCAAATATGATTTTGTACAGTCAATGACTTGTTCTGCGGTCATTACCTGGTCATTCGCCATAGGATCACCTAATTTAAATTTCTTTATATTAACCCGCAATTTCTCTCCAGCGGGAACCAAGGAAAAGTCGACAAAATATGAAAAGCGCAAGCGCCTTGTTCAGACCCGACAAGCGGTGCCCGCCTAAAACGCCACATC is from Mesobacillus boroniphilus and encodes:
- a CDS encoding RelA/SpoT family protein, whose product is MANDQVMTAEQVIDCTKSYLNDEHVELVRKAYEFARQAHHDQFRKSGEPYIIHPIQVAGILADLEMDPATVAAGFLHDVVEDTDVSLDDIREAFTDEVAMLVDGVTKLGKIKYKSHEEQQAENHRKMFVAMAQDIRVILIKLADRLHNMRTLKHLPSEKQRRISNETLEIFAPLAHRLGISKIKWELEDTALRYLNPQQYYRIVNLMKKKRAEREQYLDDVIDEVKERLNEVSIKAEISGRPKHIYSIYRKMVLQNKQFNEIYDLLAVRIVVNSIKDCYAILGIIHTCWKPMPGRFKDYIAMPKPNMYQSLHTTVIGPKGDPLEVQIRTDEMHRIAEFGVAAHWAYKEGKPTDGSNLETKLSWFREILEFQNDTANAEEFMESLKIDLFSDMVFIFTPKGDVIELPSGSVPIDFAYRIHSEIGNKTIGAKVNGKMVTLDYELKTGDIIEILTSKHSYGPSKDWLKLAQTSQAKNKIRQFFKKQQKDENVEKGRELLEKEIRNMDFDVKEILTSENLKKVAEKYNFTNEEDLFASIGYNGITALQVANRLTEKLRKQRDLEQEKDITNAVSELKSFTPAKKRESGVRVSGIDNLLIRLSRCCNPVPGDDIVGFITKGRGVSVHRSDCTNIHTEDAQARLIPVEWETGLNDRKEYNVDIEISGYDRRGLLNEVLQAVNETKTNITAVSGKSDKNKMATINMSIAIQNVSHLQKVVDRIKQIPDIYAVRRVMS